Proteins encoded in a region of the Paenibacillus sp. W2I17 genome:
- a CDS encoding tyrosine-type recombinase/integrase, with amino-acid sequence MRLSTSNLNTYIKQYETYLSVERNLSLKSIKAYLSDLNRLVEWLDTKHIHDVTRENLRMYLEQLNSEHTLKDSTIKRKYICFKAFFNYLVQSGDIIESPIIGFGKKFKTARRIPKTLSVNEVEKLLNAPQEHMKQLHTSFRRRINLRNDAIIELLYVIGIRIGELVNIDMEHIDLEEKTVLIFGKGRKERLLYISSSEVIHKIKTWLHARGHFDPQSDALFLNKYGDRLSIYSIEDIYSKYRDLSKVSKKSTPHYLRHSFATHLLNNGADLRSVQEILGHTNVSTTQIYTEVSVERKKDVLSRFNPRNNLKV; translated from the coding sequence ATGAGACTTAGTACAAGTAACCTAAACACCTATATTAAGCAATATGAGACTTATTTAAGCGTGGAGCGTAATCTATCCCTTAAATCCATTAAAGCCTATCTGTCTGATCTCAACAGACTTGTAGAATGGCTTGATACTAAACATATTCATGATGTAACCAGAGAAAATTTACGAATGTATCTGGAACAACTAAACAGTGAACACACACTTAAAGACTCGACCATTAAAAGAAAGTACATATGCTTCAAAGCATTTTTTAATTATTTGGTTCAAAGCGGTGATATAATCGAGTCCCCAATTATTGGTTTCGGAAAAAAATTCAAAACGGCAAGACGTATTCCAAAGACACTTTCTGTCAATGAGGTTGAAAAGTTATTAAATGCACCACAAGAGCACATGAAACAATTACACACGAGTTTTAGAAGAAGAATCAACCTTCGCAACGATGCTATCATTGAACTGCTCTATGTTATTGGAATTCGTATTGGAGAACTAGTGAATATTGATATGGAGCACATCGATCTCGAAGAGAAAACCGTGTTGATTTTTGGAAAAGGTCGTAAGGAGCGATTGCTCTACATTTCAAGCAGCGAAGTCATCCATAAAATTAAAACATGGTTGCATGCCCGCGGACATTTCGACCCCCAATCTGATGCTCTGTTCCTCAACAAATATGGTGATCGACTCTCCATTTACTCCATTGAGGATATTTACTCTAAATACAGGGATTTATCTAAGGTTAGCAAAAAATCAACACCGCATTATCTCAGGCACAGCTTTGCTACACATCTGCTGAATAATGGTGCAGATTTACGATCAGTTCAGGAAATTCTCGGACATACCAATGTAAGCACCACGCAAATATACACAGAAGTGTCTGTTGAACGGAAGAAGGATGTGCTTTCACGGTTTAATCCGAGAAATAATCTAAAAGTGTAG
- a CDS encoding M3 family oligoendopeptidase, which yields MKFSEYTYTRPNLEHIKTSFRELLSGFEAAATVEEQSGFMDQINALRSDFETQAQLVYIRHSIDTNDEFYKAENEFLDENAPIVQEYITDFYRALVNSKFRNELEQKWGSQLFQLADLSLKTFSPEIIEELQKENKLSTEYNQLIASAKIPFEGEERTLPQLHPFELSTDRSMRERASEARYTFMAEHEAEFDRIYDELVKVRTQIAKKLGYPSYVELGYDRMNRTDYNAEMVANFRAQVRDYIVPVATKLRERQRNRIDVDTLYYYDQGFSFKTGNPTPKGDADWIIDNGKKMYAELSPETDAFFQMMTENELMDLVSKKGKQGGGYCTFLNDYKVPFIFSNFNGTSGDIDVLTHEAGHAFQVYESRDFAVPEYNWPTYESAEIHSMSMEFFTWPWMQLFFKEDTDKYKFDHLSSGLLFIPYGVAVDEFQHFVYANPDATPTERKQAWRNIEKTYLPHINYKDNAYLEQGGFWHKQGHIFSSPFYYIDYTLAQICAFQFWKRSNEDMKSAWADYLTLCKAGGSLSFTGLVELAGLNSPFEDGCVSSVIGDIEAWLDGVNDKAL from the coding sequence ATGAAATTTAGTGAGTATACGTATACACGTCCGAATCTGGAACACATCAAGACATCTTTCCGTGAGCTGTTGAGCGGTTTTGAAGCTGCGGCAACGGTTGAAGAACAGAGTGGGTTCATGGATCAGATTAACGCGCTGCGCAGTGATTTTGAGACACAAGCCCAATTGGTCTACATCCGTCATTCCATTGATACCAATGATGAGTTTTACAAGGCGGAGAACGAATTTTTGGATGAGAATGCACCAATTGTGCAGGAATATATTACAGATTTTTACCGTGCACTGGTTAACTCCAAATTCCGCAACGAGTTGGAACAAAAATGGGGTTCACAGCTGTTCCAACTGGCGGATCTTTCACTGAAAACATTCAGTCCGGAAATTATTGAAGAACTCCAGAAGGAGAACAAACTTTCCACAGAATACAATCAATTGATCGCATCCGCCAAAATTCCGTTCGAAGGTGAAGAGCGTACGTTGCCACAGCTTCATCCATTTGAACTGTCCACGGATCGCTCCATGCGGGAGCGTGCTTCGGAAGCCAGATACACTTTCATGGCTGAACATGAGGCCGAATTCGATCGCATTTACGATGAACTGGTTAAAGTACGTACACAGATCGCGAAGAAACTGGGTTATCCAAGCTATGTGGAACTCGGCTATGATCGCATGAACCGCACGGATTACAACGCAGAGATGGTTGCTAACTTCCGGGCACAAGTTCGTGATTATATTGTACCTGTGGCGACCAAGCTCAGAGAGCGCCAGCGTAATCGGATTGATGTGGATACGCTGTATTATTACGATCAGGGCTTCAGCTTCAAGACGGGTAACCCGACACCTAAAGGTGACGCGGACTGGATTATCGATAATGGTAAAAAAATGTACGCTGAATTATCACCAGAGACAGATGCATTTTTCCAGATGATGACCGAAAACGAGCTTATGGATCTGGTAAGCAAAAAAGGTAAACAGGGCGGCGGATATTGTACGTTCCTGAACGATTACAAAGTGCCGTTTATCTTCTCCAACTTCAACGGTACGTCTGGTGATATTGATGTATTGACACATGAAGCAGGTCATGCTTTCCAGGTGTATGAAAGCCGTGATTTTGCAGTGCCTGAATACAACTGGCCGACATATGAATCAGCTGAGATTCATTCCATGAGTATGGAGTTCTTCACATGGCCATGGATGCAGTTGTTCTTCAAGGAAGATACGGACAAGTACAAGTTTGATCACCTGTCTTCCGGTCTGTTGTTCATTCCGTATGGTGTAGCTGTGGATGAATTCCAGCATTTTGTGTATGCGAACCCGGATGCAACACCAACGGAGCGTAAGCAGGCTTGGCGCAACATTGAGAAGACCTATCTGCCACACATCAATTACAAAGATAATGCGTATTTGGAGCAGGGTGGTTTCTGGCATAAGCAAGGTCACATTTTCTCATCGCCGTTCTACTACATTGACTACACGTTGGCACAAATCTGTGCATTCCAGTTCTGGAAACGCAGCAATGAGGACATGAAGTCCGCATGGGCCGACTATCTGACATTGTGCAAAGCGGGAGGAAGCCTGTCCTTCACTGGATTGGTTGAACTGGCTGGATTGAACTCACCATTCGAGGATGGCTGTGTATCCTCCGTAATTGGCGATATTGAGGCATGGCTTGACGGCGTGAACGATAAGGCGCTGTAA
- a CDS encoding DUF3153 domain-containing protein: protein MSTRIPLRQLFLTVLLALMLSVLTACADGEAHLTVNMDGSTDLDLNLNVKNSALGKIGQDNLMPLIADALNRNNFQAEVSEQGDQKQLTATTHYEKSNKTSFDTSKLPQGIKVEQSTSPGFFTSKMHITAEADLMESMPDGEIKNQINKVPSFLKNLLLKDVNFDFKLSLPIKAADSNADQVEDGGKTLIWHVSPLQMNKLDLTVQVPNIRNIIIIAVIGLLLIAALLIWFFVRRRRARQRHSARSHREKN from the coding sequence ATGTCAACTCGCATTCCCTTACGTCAGCTATTTCTTACTGTTTTATTAGCCCTTATGTTATCTGTTTTGACCGCCTGTGCTGATGGAGAAGCCCATCTAACGGTAAATATGGATGGATCAACGGATCTGGATCTCAATCTCAACGTAAAGAACTCCGCTCTTGGAAAAATTGGACAAGACAATCTCATGCCTCTGATCGCAGATGCATTGAATCGAAATAACTTCCAGGCAGAGGTTTCGGAACAGGGAGATCAGAAGCAGCTCACAGCGACCACCCATTATGAAAAAAGCAATAAAACCAGCTTTGATACGTCCAAGTTACCACAAGGGATCAAGGTTGAACAATCAACATCACCCGGCTTCTTCACTTCCAAGATGCACATTACAGCAGAAGCCGATCTCATGGAGTCCATGCCCGATGGTGAAATTAAAAATCAAATTAACAAGGTGCCTAGCTTTCTTAAAAACCTCTTGTTAAAAGACGTTAACTTTGACTTTAAGTTGTCTTTGCCCATCAAGGCAGCCGATTCCAATGCCGATCAGGTGGAGGATGGCGGAAAAACGCTCATTTGGCACGTTTCACCCCTCCAGATGAATAAACTGGATCTGACTGTACAGGTTCCTAATATCCGGAATATCATCATAATTGCAGTCATTGGCCTGTTATTAATCGCTGCTCTGCTTATTTGGTTTTTTGTTCGTCGCAGACGGGCCAGACAGCGCCATAGTGCAAGATCACATCGCGAAAAAAATTAA
- a CDS encoding iron-containing alcohol dehydrogenase — translation MATHAYYVPPVNLMGRGCLQEAGQMIERMGIRKALVVSDRQLITSGVAEQVLSTLRKSGLDYVVYDEVQPNPTCQNVHDGLQAFQDHGCDAIISIGGGSPQDAAKGIGIVATNGGHIREYEGFHQSKHKSVPLVAVNTTAGTSSEVTINYVITDEESKVKMVMVDRNSLVSLSVNDPELMLSKPASLTAATGMDALTHAVEAMVTPGGFTVTSATAAAAVELIFEYLPRAVRDGSDLEAREHMTYACFLGGIAFNNAGLGYVHAMAHQLGGVYDLPHGVCNAMLLPYVEELNAKHVPGKFRHIAKAIGMDVKGRSDEECSDYVIEAIRQLSKEVGIPEKLSELGVKDPDVELLADNAMKDACAPGNPYQPSKDEVMELFRKII, via the coding sequence ATGGCAACACATGCATATTATGTTCCGCCCGTGAACTTGATGGGTAGAGGTTGTTTACAAGAAGCAGGTCAGATGATTGAACGGATGGGTATCCGCAAGGCGCTGGTTGTAAGTGATCGTCAATTGATTACTTCAGGCGTTGCAGAGCAGGTACTGTCTACACTAAGAAAATCAGGGTTAGACTATGTAGTATATGATGAGGTTCAGCCTAATCCAACATGTCAGAATGTACATGATGGACTCCAAGCGTTCCAGGATCATGGCTGTGACGCCATTATATCAATAGGCGGAGGTTCACCGCAGGATGCTGCCAAAGGCATTGGTATTGTAGCTACGAACGGTGGGCATATCCGTGAATATGAAGGATTTCATCAATCGAAACATAAGTCCGTGCCACTTGTGGCTGTTAACACAACGGCTGGCACATCGAGCGAGGTGACAATAAACTACGTGATTACAGATGAGGAAAGTAAAGTGAAGATGGTGATGGTGGACCGCAATAGTCTGGTCTCCCTGTCGGTTAATGATCCGGAGCTGATGCTCAGCAAACCTGCAAGTCTCACAGCTGCCACAGGAATGGATGCGTTGACACATGCCGTAGAAGCGATGGTTACACCGGGTGGATTTACAGTGACAAGTGCGACAGCTGCAGCAGCTGTTGAACTGATCTTTGAATATTTGCCTAGAGCCGTGAGAGACGGCAGTGATCTGGAAGCGCGGGAACATATGACGTATGCGTGTTTCCTTGGCGGAATTGCTTTTAATAATGCGGGACTGGGTTATGTCCATGCGATGGCGCATCAACTGGGTGGCGTATATGATCTGCCGCACGGTGTCTGTAACGCAATGTTACTCCCCTATGTGGAAGAGTTGAACGCCAAGCATGTACCCGGCAAATTCCGTCATATTGCTAAGGCAATTGGTATGGATGTGAAGGGTAGAAGTGATGAGGAGTGTTCCGATTACGTTATTGAGGCCATACGTCAGCTATCGAAGGAAGTAGGCATTCCTGAGAAACTGTCTGAACTGGGTGTAAAAGATCCCGATGTGGAACTGCTTGCCGATAACGCGATGAAAGATGCCTGTGCACCAGGCAATCCCTATCAACCGTCCAAGGATGAGGTGATGGAGCTGTTCCGCAAAATTATATAA
- a CDS encoding ATP-binding protein, translating to MLSVKQTTIKDKIKDTFNGDQFNIVYLSGSTGSGKTFLVEDYLEEINNYEDWKGYYIEGKSGDVSAYSTIIQAESVHSPKTEITGKSLNLGFSVFKIFSIGLSSASRRKEIFDTKIDFFIKMLRKSTESNIIIIADSFEFWDESSKTLIKAIINHKKILDYKKIKLLIIANEDDSSKVMNLNARTLLNSVKNLKLLLPISNEIEEIVKLLGYNFTLTKDQIETIMSLSGANIDFIRIIIEALYTDGILKINKEAAADLNSILQHRLKIFGSREADAQNVLKASSIIDGEFNTNEIRYLCNENNDVDDLLYESYTHLFLKKGLKFTFSNSIIRDFFYKKVTGTQARFHLQYTKYLKKNKPENYFSRALHLSLADEEGQETKEVFGLFALAYCRNMEISANEEHQIQIRETLNYYIKNNTRSNFLKTDFDHLSKACDYYLSQNYKESYQKLNQISTVHSLLFRSEVLRMKLLVSLMLDLDTARIERDTEALCLVLDDIGQEEAEHWAQCNFALFSTYTNKLGQFNRGKKIADKLQNFISKQNNRPFFEYLGRVLDRKSFLFNSAEVSIGPMSDSVAYFKETDDYLQYYFALCNLGGILIVLNQFEKASSHMEGCLRLIEEHDYIKFPSIEKIYNNLFLANFLYIFRGKETISEQFFEESIMNFREKIQNTPTEKDAVMLINLANLYLINRNYQEYDATVHTLKNKVLVNSIDSFYDYHLTNLELAKNILQYNWSDAEKLLDESKDNVPNFHTKNEKKIKSRLAALSQLIKNKLILEPAELDQWVYDNSNPRDESSSFHCRLFLFSDLQFSSL from the coding sequence ATGTTATCTGTAAAACAAACAACAATAAAAGATAAAATTAAAGATACATTTAATGGGGATCAGTTCAATATAGTCTATTTGAGTGGATCAACTGGAAGTGGTAAAACATTCTTAGTAGAAGATTATTTAGAAGAAATTAATAATTATGAAGACTGGAAAGGTTATTATATCGAAGGTAAAAGCGGAGATGTTAGCGCATATTCAACGATTATTCAAGCCGAAAGTGTTCATTCTCCTAAAACAGAAATTACAGGTAAAAGTTTGAATCTAGGATTCAGTGTATTTAAAATTTTTAGCATCGGTCTAAGTAGCGCTTCTCGAAGAAAAGAGATATTTGATACTAAAATCGATTTTTTTATAAAAATGCTAAGAAAATCAACTGAAAGTAATATTATAATTATTGCAGATAGCTTTGAGTTCTGGGATGAATCTTCGAAGACTCTGATAAAGGCTATCATCAATCACAAAAAAATTTTAGATTATAAAAAGATTAAATTACTCATTATTGCAAACGAAGATGACAGTTCAAAAGTGATGAATTTAAATGCTAGAACGCTTCTTAATTCAGTGAAAAACTTAAAACTATTGCTTCCTATTTCTAATGAAATAGAAGAAATTGTTAAACTACTTGGGTATAATTTCACGCTAACCAAAGATCAAATCGAAACAATCATGTCTTTAAGTGGAGCTAATATTGATTTTATTAGAATAATTATAGAAGCTTTGTATACCGATGGAATTTTAAAAATCAATAAAGAAGCTGCAGCAGATTTAAATAGTATACTTCAACATCGTCTAAAAATATTTGGTTCAAGAGAAGCTGATGCCCAGAATGTTCTTAAAGCTTCATCCATTATTGATGGTGAATTTAACACTAATGAGATTAGGTATCTTTGCAATGAAAATAATGACGTTGATGATCTATTGTACGAATCCTATACTCATTTATTCCTAAAGAAAGGACTTAAATTCACTTTTTCTAACAGTATAATTAGAGACTTTTTTTATAAAAAAGTCACAGGCACTCAAGCTAGATTTCACCTTCAGTACACAAAGTACTTAAAAAAAAATAAACCCGAAAACTATTTCTCGCGTGCACTACATCTCTCGTTAGCAGATGAAGAAGGACAAGAAACTAAAGAAGTATTTGGATTATTTGCTTTAGCATACTGTAGAAATATGGAAATTTCAGCCAATGAAGAGCATCAAATTCAAATTAGAGAGACGCTTAATTATTACATTAAGAATAATACCAGATCTAATTTTCTGAAAACTGACTTTGATCACTTATCTAAGGCATGTGATTATTATTTGTCTCAAAACTATAAGGAATCCTATCAAAAGTTGAATCAAATATCAACGGTTCATTCACTATTATTTCGTTCTGAGGTATTAAGAATGAAACTCCTAGTCTCACTAATGTTAGATTTAGACACAGCTAGAATAGAACGAGATACTGAAGCTCTGTGTTTAGTTTTAGACGACATTGGGCAAGAAGAAGCAGAACACTGGGCTCAATGTAACTTTGCTCTCTTCTCAACTTATACGAATAAACTCGGTCAATTTAATAGAGGTAAAAAAATTGCGGACAAATTACAAAACTTTATAAGTAAACAAAATAACCGACCATTTTTTGAATATCTTGGTAGAGTCTTGGACAGAAAAAGTTTCTTATTTAATTCTGCAGAAGTTTCAATCGGACCTATGTCAGATAGTGTTGCATATTTTAAAGAAACCGATGACTACTTGCAATACTACTTTGCCCTGTGCAACCTTGGAGGGATTTTAATTGTTCTAAACCAATTCGAAAAAGCTTCATCACATATGGAAGGATGCTTACGTCTTATTGAAGAACATGACTACATTAAATTCCCTTCGATAGAAAAAATTTATAACAATTTATTTTTAGCTAACTTTTTATATATTTTCAGAGGTAAAGAAACAATAAGCGAACAATTTTTCGAAGAGAGTATAATGAATTTTAGAGAAAAAATCCAAAATACTCCAACCGAAAAGGACGCTGTGATGTTAATTAATCTTGCAAATTTATATCTGATAAATAGAAATTATCAAGAATACGATGCAACCGTACATACTCTGAAAAATAAAGTTCTTGTTAACAGTATTGATAGTTTCTATGATTATCATTTAACCAATTTAGAATTGGCTAAAAATATACTCCAATACAATTGGTCTGACGCGGAAAAATTACTCGATGAATCTAAAGACAATGTCCCCAATTTTCATACGAAAAATGAAAAGAAAATAAAAAGCAGGCTGGCAGCCTTGAGCCAATTGATTAAGAATAAATTGATACTCGAACCTGCTGAACTTGACCAATGGGTATACGACAACTCAAATCCTAGAGATGAGTCTAGTTCTTTTCATTGCAGATTATTTCTGTTTTCTGATCTACAGTTCTCATCATTATAG